A genomic window from Lactobacillus sp. ESL0677 includes:
- a CDS encoding YSIRK-type signal peptide-containing protein — translation MVGKNNFKEKLRQMVTQNKREHFAIRKLTVGAVSVLLGVTFLGVNNQTAKADTVTSTPATQTKKQPDLTTYQALKSFLKSDDQAAQANAKPAPTTNTNKSQANDVTSQPAPTASTKPAATTNTTTNITSNDPATTKPTATTNTSTDITNDDNTTTKPAVTTQDQVKPQDGTLDYNGVSRATTDGKAFDKTTDSTVYVGNWNDLFNSYTNSNISKIEIINNIQFTGTPGMSSGVNISIPGRNLIVESGGDNIPAGGYIIDFKMYSPIDLDTGNKALMDITYHNLQLYCQSFLGIMNTVDQTDGYSKVTLDNVKFTGSQVLYSGQFTYVYIKNNFNANVVKSYKNPLDSTDTADWLTQGSDGQQAFELSESGEKITFTKGCHAELSTSDGNVIQMFNHASSEDDMSTVVDPNNPKKFLPLMSQVIIQSGADVTLNPRRNPAQWDENPQTTFKSSGIYFRQGTVGRVQVDKNAKLTINVGSDFDGAPDAFTGTLDRHKTSAIVLNGANAKIIDDGTINVNTNGDISNVSVLNVPGNILIYDGGDLQVNPGAALNIIGRNMQKFTGKLLYIGGKADLDGGSLDIELQDDPNYPNDPAHGAGEKSINLVDVASNTALKVNNPKKLVLNASLNKAPGTSIIGDNEIDITNVRQKFDFSSLFPDLPTITLPPFHLLKVQKNKGNGHIEVLANGIEVLNGKLPLSETAVNNISDAITAYPEIGQVLMQAFNADSLADLSQKLDILINGISYDDLFVQIIDQAFSDTNNIGYNNISMIPTNSGGFLNIEDDNGILGEASYHQDMKDGSVTISGKIVNYDPNLDGPKQSNNMFSQIMPVGTDAYIIAKIGNGKDVYVDPKNVIPDPYKETNDGQDSTNVTNDLPHTFTAKANADGTFSFKIPAGTVVTGDTISLTPEANFIGLDPEDKDHTSVIVQIGNIADLSQIKISADNSIDQGLEIAKQRIIASGLSEPDQQEFLDAVQDAHDNDEYYIDNATTFTTVNTYLTYAYDTYNQEGAKSEFKYYVQQCEQKLNITDADKDMQTVINNTMTLCNGAIATSIHSDHVESKTENCLTNQNRDWAEGYALDRFKCWVNDQMSALVTKQMNTCKNNPSLNLTADQIASLKDRSHTVLIFAQSDVTSASDIDVVVEKYQAGVKQINDFFTTNLNSISRDQAIQGLRDELAKVTAKISNGEGEYASLTTLQRNQLISVVNNAAMTGILAVMNCSDADVTNNYNAGLAGIDNAAKLTI, via the coding sequence ATGGTAGGAAAAAACAATTTTAAAGAGAAATTACGGCAAATGGTCACACAAAATAAGCGTGAACACTTTGCAATTAGAAAGTTGACTGTTGGTGCAGTCTCGGTCTTGCTCGGCGTGACCTTCTTAGGGGTAAATAACCAGACGGCTAAGGCCGATACAGTAACATCAACTCCAGCTACGCAGACTAAGAAGCAGCCTGACCTTACAACTTATCAGGCATTAAAGTCATTCTTAAAGAGTGACGATCAGGCAGCACAAGCCAATGCCAAGCCAGCACCGACCACTAATACTAACAAGTCGCAAGCAAATGATGTAACTAGTCAACCAGCACCAACTGCGTCGACGAAGCCAGCAGCCACCACAAATACGACCACTAACATTACCAGTAATGATCCTGCAACAACTAAGCCAACTGCTACAACAAATACAAGTACTGATATTACCAATGATGATAATACAACTACTAAACCAGCAGTAACAACTCAAGATCAGGTTAAGCCGCAAGATGGCACGTTAGATTACAATGGGGTGTCACGAGCTACAACTGATGGTAAAGCTTTCGATAAAACTACTGACTCAACAGTTTATGTTGGTAACTGGAATGATTTATTTAATTCATATACAAATTCAAATATTAGTAAGATTGAAATTATCAATAACATTCAGTTCACGGGTACGCCGGGAATGTCAAGTGGCGTCAATATTAGCATCCCTGGTCGAAATTTGATAGTCGAATCAGGTGGAGACAATATTCCGGCTGGAGGCTATATAATTGACTTTAAAATGTACAGTCCCATAGATCTTGATACAGGTAATAAGGCATTAATGGATATTACATATCATAACTTACAATTATATTGCCAAAGTTTCTTGGGTATTATGAATACAGTTGACCAAACTGATGGCTATTCGAAAGTAACTCTTGACAATGTTAAATTTACAGGTTCTCAAGTTTTATATTCAGGACAATTTACTTATGTTTATATCAAAAATAATTTTAATGCTAATGTTGTAAAATCCTATAAAAACCCACTTGACTCTACTGATACTGCCGATTGGCTTACGCAAGGATCTGATGGTCAACAAGCCTTTGAATTAAGTGAGTCAGGTGAAAAAATAACTTTTACCAAAGGCTGCCATGCAGAACTTTCTACCAGTGATGGTAATGTAATCCAAATGTTCAACCATGCCAGTTCAGAAGACGATATGAGTACTGTTGTAGATCCCAATAATCCTAAAAAGTTCTTGCCACTTATGAGTCAAGTTATTATTCAAAGCGGTGCCGATGTAACCCTTAATCCGCGCCGTAACCCTGCGCAGTGGGATGAAAACCCTCAAACGACCTTCAAATCATCAGGAATTTACTTTCGTCAAGGAACTGTTGGCAGGGTTCAAGTTGATAAAAATGCTAAGTTAACAATTAACGTTGGTTCTGACTTTGATGGGGCTCCAGATGCCTTTACGGGTACTCTTGACCGGCATAAAACGTCTGCAATTGTATTGAATGGTGCCAACGCTAAAATCATTGATGACGGTACTATTAATGTCAACACGAACGGTGACATTAGCAACGTTTCTGTATTAAACGTTCCCGGTAATATACTAATCTACGATGGTGGGGATTTACAGGTTAACCCTGGAGCCGCACTTAATATTATTGGTCGAAATATGCAAAAATTTACCGGTAAGCTACTTTATATCGGAGGTAAAGCTGACTTAGATGGTGGTAGCTTGGATATTGAATTACAAGATGATCCTAATTATCCAAATGATCCTGCTCATGGTGCAGGTGAAAAGAGTATTAACTTAGTTGATGTTGCTAGCAACACGGCCTTAAAGGTTAATAACCCTAAAAAGCTGGTTTTGAATGCCTCACTTAACAAGGCTCCTGGCACTAGTATTATTGGTGATAATGAAATTGATATTACTAATGTTCGGCAAAAATTCGACTTTTCGTCATTGTTCCCTGACTTACCCACCATTACCTTGCCACCTTTCCACTTATTAAAGGTTCAGAAGAACAAGGGTAATGGTCACATTGAGGTCTTGGCTAACGGGATTGAAGTTTTAAACGGTAAGTTGCCATTAAGTGAAACCGCTGTAAACAATATCAGCGATGCTATTACTGCTTATCCTGAAATTGGTCAAGTCTTAATGCAGGCATTTAATGCTGATAGTCTAGCTGACTTGTCGCAAAAACTAGACATACTGATTAATGGTATCAGTTATGATGATCTGTTTGTCCAAATTATTGATCAGGCTTTTTCAGACACTAATAATATTGGTTATAATAATATTTCCATGATCCCGACTAATAGCGGAGGCTTTCTCAATATCGAAGATGATAATGGTATTTTAGGAGAAGCTTCATATCATCAAGATATGAAAGATGGTTCAGTAACAATTAGTGGTAAAATTGTCAACTACGACCCTAACCTTGATGGTCCTAAACAATCTAATAATATGTTTAGTCAAATCATGCCCGTTGGTACTGATGCTTATATTATTGCTAAGATCGGTAATGGTAAAGATGTTTATGTTGATCCTAAGAATGTTATACCTGATCCTTATAAAGAAACTAATGATGGTCAAGATTCTACTAATGTAACCAATGATTTGCCACATACATTTACTGCTAAAGCTAACGCAGATGGGACATTTAGTTTTAAGATACCTGCAGGTACAGTTGTTACGGGAGATACAATTAGTTTAACCCCAGAAGCTAACTTTATCGGGCTAGATCCTGAAGATAAGGATCATACATCAGTTATAGTTCAAATTGGGAATATTGCTGACTTGTCTCAAATTAAGATTTCGGCTGATAACAGTATTGATCAAGGCTTAGAAATTGCTAAACAACGGATTATAGCTTCAGGCTTGTCTGAACCTGACCAGCAAGAATTCTTAGATGCTGTCCAAGATGCCCATGACAATGATGAGTATTACATTGATAATGCAACGACCTTTACCACAGTTAATACTTATCTAACGTACGCTTATGACACTTATAATCAAGAAGGTGCTAAGTCAGAGTTTAAGTATTATGTTCAGCAGTGTGAGCAGAAGTTAAATATTACTGATGCGGATAAAGATATGCAGACAGTCATTAATAATACGATGACCTTATGTAATGGGGCAATTGCCACCTCAATTCATAGTGATCACGTTGAGAGTAAAACAGAGAACTGCCTAACTAATCAGAATCGTGACTGGGCAGAAGGTTATGCATTAGATCGGTTCAAGTGTTGGGTTAATGATCAGATGAGTGCATTAGTTACCAAACAAATGAACACTTGTAAAAATAACCCAAGCTTAAACCTAACAGCTGATCAAATCGCGAGTCTAAAGGATAGATCCCATACAGTCTTAATTTTTGCACAATCAGATGTAACCAGTGCTAGTGATATTGATGTAGTAGTAGAGAAGTATCAGGCAGGTGTAAAGCAGATTAATGACTTCTTTACGACTAATTTAAATAGTATTTCACGTGACCAGGCTATCCAAGGATTGAGAGATGAACTTGCAAAAGTTACTGCTAAAATAAGTAATGGTGAAGGTGAATATGCTAGTTTAACAACTTTACAAAGAAATCAATTGATTTCAGTTGTGAATAATGCAGCTATGACTGGGATTTTGGCTGTTATGAATTGCTCGGATGCTGATGTAACAAATAATTATAATGCTGGTTTAGCTGGTATTGATAATGCAGCTAAACTAACTATATAA